Proteins found in one Quercus robur chromosome 2, dhQueRobu3.1, whole genome shotgun sequence genomic segment:
- the LOC126713005 gene encoding uncharacterized protein LOC126713005, whose product MAGKGKSLKELMSSRGKVQSPKGQSSKGPTPSQAKTLPPVVPQGVSDPGLKVNPDLKKKRPVDTPEEGEVAVQPAKQQKTTRAPRSRRGTSSDSRDEGNLAEVRTAPRPWDPKLELDGLAIPYTASVREYNRGRAGYVAEALEQPLLLPRDMEAYRRCTQSELFLSLKRDLALITQQVFVAEEFCRNSRNMAEAETQARTEVEKALGSLKHDHTKLTAEFKDSENRRKSAEAGLKSAEDQAEDQRKQLYTAQLNLNTERQAVQDLRTALQKVEEELRLAREEAQLIREATEAEKNAARQLGAEETEARLSEEIPEVCREYCDISWAHALDAAGVPADSALRLPESIFYPPEIRASPDEAQVASEQDLAVPDAVLVSDVAKDPATDSTIEVPPPQPEQKEDSPAKA is encoded by the exons atggcaggaaaagGGAAGTCCTTGAAGGAGTTGATGTCCTCCAGGGGGAAAGTTCAGTCACCAAAGGGTCAATCTTCGAAGGGGCCAACTCCATCTCAGGCCAAGACCCTTCCTCCGGTGGTCCCCCAGGGTgtctcggaccctggccttaaggttaatccggacctgaagaagaagaggccggtggACACGCctgaggaaggcgaggtggcTGTCCAGCCGGCCAAGCAGCAGAAAACCAcacgggcgccaaggagcagaaggggcaCCTCCTCGGACAGTAGGGATGAGGGGAACCTTGCTGAAGTGCGCACTGCCCCTCGTCCATGGGACCCAaagttggagctggatgggCTCGCCATTCCTTACACTGCTTCGGTTCGAGAGTATAATCGtggccgggcagggtacgtggcggaggccttagagcagcccctacttcttcctcgggacatggaggcctacaggcggtgcactcagtccgagctcttcctatcccttaaaagggatctcgcgctg attactcagcaggtctttgtggctgaggagttttgccGTAATAGCCGCAACAtggctgaggctgagacccaggctcggacagaggtggagaaagccttggggtccctaAAGCATGATCACACTAAACTCACGGCTGAGTTCAAGGATTCGGAGAACCGACgtaaaagtgcagaggctggcttGAAGAGTGCTGAGgatcaggcggaggaccagcgtaAACAACTGTACACGGCTCAGCTTAACCTTAACACCGAGAGGCAGGCAGTGCAGGATCTCAGGACTGCCCTGCAAAAGGTAGAGGAGGAGCTGAGGCTGGCAAgggaggaggcccagctgatccgagaggccacagaggctgagaagaatgctgctcgccagcttgGGGCCGAAGAGACTGAGGCCAGGCTGTCCGAGGAGATCCCTGAGGTGTGCAGGGAGTACTGCgacatttcatgggctcatgctctcgacgctgcaggagttcctgcggattcggcccTAAGgctgcccgagagcatcttctatcctccggAGATCCGAGCTAGTCCTGATGAAGCCCAAGTCGCTTCGGAGCaagacctggcggtgcctgatgccgtccttgtgTCTGATGTGGCTAAGGATCCTGCCACAGACTCTACcattgaggttcctcctcctcagcccgagcagaaagaagattctcccgctaaggcttag